A segment of the Trifolium pratense cultivar HEN17-A07 linkage group LG7, ARS_RC_1.1, whole genome shotgun sequence genome:
TCCATTTCACCGAAAGATACTTTCCGGTAGTACTATATTTTTACTTGTGTGATCGTACTtaatacatcaacttttttgtttttgttttcactaGTATCGGATCTATCGGACCGCATAATGTGGTTGCGGGGACAATTCTGACATTAAGTAGTTCCATCTCGTCAGTCCTAAGACCGGATatcaagtttttttatttataaaaaaagtagtTCCACCTCTCGAGATCCAACCATATAGTTCCTACCAAAGTTCAGCGTTAATCAagactaaaccaactaacgattgattaatagatcaatatttatttattcggTTAGAAGTTTCATATAAGAAAATGAGATATAGttataataattgaataataggGAGAGACATATGGAAGACATAAATGAGAgtataaataaatgtaaggggGTGATACCATAATTAATGGTGTGTGTGTATATGCATCCATCCAATCCATAACCCTCATCTTCTCTGTTTCTCAtatctcatcatcatcatcagttacaatcacaaatcacaattatatcatctctctctctctcggtTTCATCTAGCTACATACAatacaacaaacaaacacacacctcttctcttctcttctcaaTTCTCATCTCATAACTCATAACAATAACAACTCCGTTTTCTTTTCAGTTTCCGTGTCCACTTTCTCAGGAAAGAAAAAACCCACGCTTCTTTTCTGTTAAAAATTAAACACCGTCCCTCCACTTTTAACGCTCTTTTTTCCTTCAACGCCAATATCAAACCAAAGAGTTTTCTTCAAGGATtagtttaataaaaaacaaaagaaacccATAAATTACATTGTTTCCATAACAATCTTTTCCAACAATTACACATAGCGTTCAATTCACAACATTGCCTGCAAAGACAGAGAAAAACAGAGAGATAACAAAAACCCAAAACAGAGAGATATAATTAGCGAATGACACTTAGATTTTGCGGCTAATTCGGTGTCTAAACatcaaaaaatagaaattaaattgaaatcCCAAATTAATCTCTATACCCCTTTtcaattctctctctctctttctctgtctctctctgttttttttttttcctatctgGGTTGTCTCTGTTTTTTTCAGGGTTGGGAGAGAAGCTGAAAAACACCCTCTTTTCCTCTTCCCAcccttctctctctttctctctctcaatatttttcatttctctCTCTAAAAGTCATGATTTTTAATAAAGGGTCAATGCATTCTAACCTTGATTGTTTCGTTCGTTGTACAACACCCGTTGTTCAATCTCAGTTTCTTCCTAAGGTTTTGTCTTATTCTCaattttattattcatttatttaaagaatttaAGAATATACGTTCTTGTCTTAAATTTCATgtttttaatgttgttgttttatgtttttgttgcaGTCGGAGATTACAAACCTTAACCGTTTGTGGCAACCATGGGAAAGAGAAAGAGTTGAATATTTTACCTTAGGTGATCTTTGGAATTGTTATGATGAATGGAGTGCTTATGGAACTGGTGTTCCAATCACGTTAACTAGTGGTGAAACACTTGTACAGTACTATGTTCCTTATCTTTCTGCAATTCAGATTTTCACTAGCAATACTTATAGGTAATTAACCCAACTAATTTCAACGGCTACTCCCTCTAGTCgcaaatattcatttttcagatttattgaataaccgATGTATCTAGTTTTTATATCTGTATGGTTGGAAATTGGATTTGATCATTATAGTGTTGACTATATTTTAAGTTTCTGTTTGTGAAATTCATCTATTGTTGCTTTCATTGGTGTTTCCAACATTTCTAACATTAAGACATTTTGATATTGAAACCCCACTATGGAAGATGTGTTTATGAATTATGGGAAACAGTAACAAAGTAGTAGTATGATTTTGTTACTGTTCCTTATGGTCAAACTTTCACACTGGTTGCATAATTATGCTTTTGAAATTATGAGTTTTAGGAATTTAACTATGTTGAAATCCCACCATAATAAGTGTACGTTTAGAATTACGGTAAGTTCGATGAAATAATGGTAGCACTTAAATTTTGTTGAGACTTTAAAAGACTAGTTTTTTCCTAAAATTATATTATCGTGATTCTGACAAATTCAACGTCGATCCTAAGATGCAATTGTTGTATAAATATGTAGTTGTTTTGTGTTTGGTGATTTGGTAGCATAATTGACATAGGATTAGTTAAATTATAATGAAACAATTGTGTTTGGTTTTGTTAAGAGAAACTAATGGATAAATTTTTATTGGTATTATTATAGGGAAGAAACAGAATCAGGTGATTGTGAGACAAGGGATTCATACAGTGATTCTTATAGTGATGAGAGTGAGTGTGATAAATTATGGAGATGGGATGGAACTTCATCAGAAGAAGGAGGATATGAACAAGATTGTCTTTGGCATTTGAATGATAGATTGGGTCATCTCTATTGTCAATATTTTGAAAGATCAAATCCATATGGAAGAGTTCCTCTAATGGATAAGGTGTGTGTGATATTAATTgaccttttctttttcttacttTATGTTGTTAATTTATGACCTTCATTAGAACCTCATCTATATCTATGATATGCTTTTggttttcttcaatttattaggtataaaaagaaattgtgGAATTTGGAATCCTATTATAATGTTTTGTCGATTTCAACGCGTCCATGTATGACTGTTAAGTCGAGATCAGACAGTGCAAATTTCAATCAAATATAACGTatcgaatttaaaatttgttcgaTCCAAATGTTACTATTGCAATGATTGCGTGAATGTGTGGAAATCGGAATATGAAGAATAATAATTTGGTGAATAGTGATATAGGCACCCATAACTAGATAAATTCTAACTTCTGACCTTTGAATAAGTAGAGACCAATTTTCCTCAAATTACTTATCAAGATGGAAATTAAGAATAttccatttttctttatttcttatCAAAGTACTTGTCATGCCCTTAGAGCATAAGTTCTTCTTCCACAACTAAAAATAGTGATTGTTACAAAAAGAACTTAAAATACATCCATCAATcacaattcaaaaataaatggtAATGATGTGTAAAAATTATATAGATTCCATTGTTTAATTGGTGGCATATATGATTTTATGAATTTCAGATATCTGGATTAGCTCAAAGATACCCAGGGTTAATGTCATTAAGAAGTGTGGATCTTTCACCAGCAAGTTGGATGGCTGTTGCTTGGTAACCAATTTTGTCTCATCCTATCCTTAGATATTTACTTCTTCAACATAATTTATTCTCTCTAAGTAATTCCTCTGGTCACTgtgataaaacaaaaaatacttttcaaattcatggaataaataataattaatgtatctgatatatattatatactagatacatcagttattttatgaatctgaaaagtgattttttaattaGAGTAGTGATCGGAAAAAGTAACTTtgtaacaaacaaaattattgacaaatatactt
Coding sequences within it:
- the LOC123898380 gene encoding uncharacterized protein LOC123898380, with translation MIFNKGSMHSNLDCFVRCTTPVVQSQFLPKSEITNLNRLWQPWERERVEYFTLGDLWNCYDEWSAYGTGVPITLTSGETLVQYYVPYLSAIQIFTSNTYREETESGDCETRDSYSDSYSDESECDKLWRWDGTSSEEGGYEQDCLWHLNDRLGHLYCQYFERSNPYGRVPLMDKISGLAQRYPGLMSLRSVDLSPASWMAVAWYPIYHIPMGRTIKDLSTCFLTYHTLSSSFQGMDLDDDIEGGQVKKKEGESISLPAFGLATYKMQGGNVWVAGNRGRDQERLMSLLSVADSWLKQLRVQHHDFNYFMGIRHG